The Terriglobales bacterium genome includes a region encoding these proteins:
- a CDS encoding anti-sigma factor — protein sequence MVIDCKHVWREISNYIENDLDPELRREIELHLETCRHCAALLDSTHNVLVLIADQRTFRLPAGFHERLMKRLAEEIGAG from the coding sequence ATGGTGATCGACTGCAAACACGTCTGGCGGGAGATCTCGAACTATATCGAGAACGATCTCGATCCGGAGCTGCGCCGGGAGATCGAGCTCCACCTGGAGACCTGCCGGCATTGCGCCGCGCTGCTGGATTCCACCCACAACGTGCTGGTGCTGATCGCCGACCAGCGGACCTTCCGGCTGCCCGCCGGCTTCCACGAGCGCCTCATGAAGCGCCTGGCCGAGGAGATCGGAGCCGGCTAG